A window of the bacterium genome harbors these coding sequences:
- a CDS encoding radical SAM protein, whose amino-acid sequence MSRSLYLVNPAPVCPSYFGAEVFEQWGFSGAQGIADLATPTVAAMAPQDWDISICDEFISPIDFDHPAEIVGITGKITQGDRMVEVANTFRAKGKTVVIGGPYASLSPEQLRPHCDVLVVGELEGIADELFSDLESGSFKAEYVTPEKPDITTSPLPRWDLYPNARTLMACVQTSRGCPFECEFCDVIQYLGRKQRHKTPEQIITELDQLYDIGYRSVFLADDNFTAYRKKAKELLAALAEWNNSRPDGPVSFNTQVSIDAAKDMEMMEMLAEAGMTLVFIGVETPNVESLKETKKRQNVGIDLTERINVFVEHGISVVAGMIVGFDNDTKDIFQVQYDFAMQNAVPIFTLGALVAPAATPLFDRMEASGRLTEDGSEVAGTPWDTNIVHMNLTKEEMFHGLQWLCNSLYTPEAFTQRMIKMIETMGPLRGPFAPGKQTAKASLRPIEAEAVTILKKLIRRSPEERKMWSDIMTAMAKKPDTGPAVMLSLFRYAQVRCLYESGGFWEPRVTEQPSMTAVAGDTAGSGLVTLGSSAAG is encoded by the coding sequence ATGAGCAGATCGCTGTATTTGGTCAATCCGGCACCCGTGTGTCCGAGCTACTTCGGGGCGGAGGTTTTCGAGCAATGGGGCTTCTCCGGTGCGCAGGGGATCGCGGACCTCGCGACTCCGACCGTGGCCGCTATGGCTCCGCAGGATTGGGACATCTCGATCTGCGACGAGTTCATCTCGCCGATCGATTTCGACCATCCGGCCGAGATCGTCGGGATTACGGGCAAGATCACCCAAGGCGACCGAATGGTCGAGGTGGCCAACACCTTTCGCGCCAAGGGCAAGACCGTGGTCATCGGCGGCCCTTATGCCTCGTTGTCGCCGGAGCAGTTGCGCCCGCACTGCGACGTTCTGGTGGTCGGCGAGCTCGAGGGCATCGCTGACGAGCTGTTCTCCGATCTCGAGTCGGGCAGCTTCAAGGCCGAGTACGTCACGCCCGAAAAGCCCGACATCACGACTTCTCCTCTGCCGCGCTGGGACCTCTATCCCAACGCTCGGACGCTCATGGCCTGCGTTCAAACCTCGCGCGGCTGCCCGTTCGAGTGCGAGTTCTGCGACGTCATCCAGTACCTCGGACGCAAACAGCGTCACAAGACGCCCGAACAGATCATTACCGAGCTCGACCAGCTCTACGACATCGGTTACCGATCGGTGTTTCTCGCGGACGACAACTTCACCGCCTATCGCAAGAAGGCCAAGGAGCTGCTGGCGGCGTTGGCCGAGTGGAACAACTCGCGCCCGGATGGGCCGGTGTCGTTCAACACCCAGGTCTCGATCGACGCCGCCAAAGACATGGAGATGATGGAGATGCTGGCCGAAGCCGGCATGACCCTGGTTTTCATAGGCGTCGAGACGCCCAATGTCGAGAGCCTCAAGGAAACCAAGAAGCGCCAGAACGTCGGCATAGATCTGACCGAGCGCATCAACGTCTTCGTCGAGCACGGGATCTCGGTCGTTGCCGGAATGATCGTCGGCTTCGACAACGACACCAAGGACATCTTCCAGGTTCAGTACGACTTCGCGATGCAGAATGCGGTGCCGATCTTCACGCTCGGCGCCCTGGTGGCTCCGGCGGCCACTCCCCTCTTCGACCGCATGGAGGCCAGCGGCCGATTGACCGAGGACGGCTCGGAGGTCGCGGGCACGCCCTGGGACACCAACATCGTCCACATGAACTTGACCAAGGAAGAGATGTTCCACGGCCTACAGTGGCTCTGCAACAGCCTCTACACACCCGAGGCCTTTACCCAGCGCATGATCAAAATGATCGAGACCATGGGTCCGTTGCGCGGACCGTTCGCTCCCGGCAAGCAGACCGCCAAGGCCTCACTCCGACCCATCGAAGCCGAGGCGGTCACGATCTTGAAGAAGCTCATCCGGCGCAGCCCGGAAGAGCGCAAAATGTGGTCCGACATCATGACCGCCATGGCCAAGAAGCCGGACACCGGACCCGCGGTGATGCTCTCGCTGTTCCGATACGCCCAGGTCCGGTGCCTCTACGAGAGCGGCGGGTTCTGGGAGCCGCGAGT
- a CDS encoding fatty acyl-AMP ligase, translating to MSAFPNLPEALASAARDSPASGLTILDRRGRALGRRSYVEVLESAKRTAARLAAFGIEPDDRVVVALPTSFDWFDVWLGAIHLGALPVATAPGAAVGASQVQLAKLIGVVGKLEARLIVSTESLAKKLADLPASEPALPACATPAEIGSHHPSASFITARATPADTAFLQLTSGSTGFPRAVQISHGGAIHNALALDAGVAAPHRDDSRGFIDHWASWVPLYHDMGLISNLTLMLKGVDLHLMPSEAFLGRPRLWLELLGSGGRSVATAPNFGYQLCVDRIKNTDLDGLDLSGWQVAFSAAEMIRPETVSAFLEKFGRCGFNPENYRPGYGLAEATLVVAIDDTGGVPRTLPVPQAASIQSTAGGFGLSAVFCVGAPVLDTRVRITAPDGSALSEGEIGEVWAKGPGIFNGYYNDPQATAESLVNGWLRTGDLGFLASGELYLTGRLKDLLIIRGENLMPHELEWLAESVSGGGGLERAAAFSVSHGGEGEQIILVLEVSQKDQAKLDELSRELRVEVGHEFGLTLADVVLVKRGQLPKTTSGKVQRGLIRDRYLSGELTRLS from the coding sequence TTGAGCGCCTTCCCCAACCTCCCCGAAGCCCTGGCCTCCGCGGCTCGTGACTCCCCGGCGAGTGGCCTCACCATTCTCGACCGTCGCGGCCGAGCCCTGGGACGGCGTTCGTACGTGGAGGTCTTGGAATCAGCCAAGCGAACCGCGGCTCGCCTCGCCGCTTTTGGCATAGAGCCGGACGACCGAGTCGTGGTGGCTCTGCCGACCTCTTTCGACTGGTTCGACGTCTGGCTCGGCGCGATTCACCTCGGAGCCCTACCCGTCGCGACGGCGCCGGGAGCGGCGGTGGGCGCCAGCCAGGTACAGCTCGCCAAGCTGATCGGCGTAGTCGGCAAGCTCGAAGCCAGGCTTATCGTCTCCACCGAGAGCCTGGCCAAGAAGCTCGCCGACCTCCCGGCCTCCGAGCCAGCACTCCCCGCCTGCGCGACACCGGCAGAGATCGGGTCACACCATCCCTCCGCCTCTTTCATAACGGCGCGGGCGACGCCCGCCGACACCGCCTTTCTGCAACTCACCAGCGGCTCGACCGGCTTTCCGCGAGCGGTTCAGATCTCCCACGGCGGAGCGATTCACAACGCGCTCGCGCTCGATGCCGGGGTAGCCGCTCCTCACCGCGACGACTCTCGCGGCTTCATCGACCACTGGGCTTCCTGGGTACCGCTCTACCACGACATGGGTCTGATCTCGAACCTGACGCTGATGCTCAAGGGCGTCGACCTCCACCTCATGCCTTCCGAGGCGTTCCTTGGGCGGCCGCGGCTGTGGCTCGAGCTCTTGGGATCGGGCGGACGCAGCGTGGCCACGGCGCCCAACTTCGGCTACCAGCTATGTGTCGATCGCATCAAAAACACCGACCTCGACGGCCTGGATCTTTCCGGGTGGCAAGTCGCCTTTTCGGCCGCCGAAATGATCCGGCCCGAAACCGTCTCGGCGTTCTTGGAGAAGTTCGGCCGCTGCGGTTTCAACCCCGAGAACTACCGCCCCGGTTACGGTTTGGCGGAGGCCACACTGGTGGTCGCCATCGACGACACCGGCGGCGTGCCGCGTACTCTGCCGGTGCCACAGGCTGCCAGCATTCAGAGCACGGCCGGCGGCTTCGGTCTGAGCGCAGTCTTCTGTGTGGGCGCGCCGGTGCTCGACACCCGGGTTCGGATCACGGCGCCCGATGGCTCGGCGCTGTCCGAGGGCGAGATCGGAGAAGTCTGGGCCAAGGGGCCGGGGATCTTCAACGGCTACTACAACGATCCACAGGCCACGGCCGAGAGCCTAGTCAACGGCTGGCTGCGCACCGGCGACCTCGGGTTCCTGGCGTCCGGCGAGCTCTACCTCACCGGCCGGCTCAAGGACCTCCTGATCATCCGCGGTGAGAACCTCATGCCCCACGAGCTCGAGTGGCTCGCAGAGTCCGTCAGTGGTGGCGGCGGCCTCGAGCGTGCGGCGGCGTTCAGCGTCAGCCACGGCGGCGAGGGCGAACAGATCATCCTGGTGCTCGAAGTCAGCCAGAAGGACCAGGCCAAGCTCGACGAGCTCTCGCGCGAGCTTCGGGTCGAAGTTGGCCACGAGTTCGGATTGACTCTCGCGGACGTCGTACTGGTCAAGCGGGGACAGCTGCCGAAAACCACAAGCGGCAAGGTGCAGCGCGGTCTGATTCGAGACCGCTACCTCTCGGGCGAGCTGACACGACTGAGCTAG